From Daphnia pulicaria isolate SC F1-1A chromosome 4, SC_F0-13Bv2, whole genome shotgun sequence, one genomic window encodes:
- the LOC124336003 gene encoding uncharacterized protein LOC124336003 isoform X1 gives MHEVRLNEDGRMVNRKLLSKALKLENQGLLVDFAWKETILAEEVHLNELVIKGCDNIEIPVSLQKIGNLKVISTKLSVPAFGKNYLPFDVSQKWELSGSKISSTTFEGFDLSSLAFRYLRLPTELTNVQAKLQKLILFGNGGFMPSNSDCMVDGKIGTVILQLPVEGGHLGGNLNVEYKGRPKIFENHPNSNKNFYLSAFYNCCEYFTKPITQGYQLNLVFDLIWANVKIEIPQELPVFLTSLKQAKEALKPWMQRMDFQEEKVRTDVICTKIKMENTFDKSEGDFKFLKHNPVRQFGQEVSQPPDMNVSLEGPFSESFNKESDCLSEKSFKENILFFILQEKYDVENFGFEFLRGKDRKMADLLQSCVFLDVHIAMATCCEPVANLTLEENNEGIEISHLIGSDNVTRNVSIELKWRKHFIEDIASDQEKNCRDKIELAKKHLDNGVMVIWPKYQAAQIYCRYGLESLLSSMEKSVSLPKWQEDARQSAINHLRQLISFCYAEPQRAWTTSGLEKGELTLRVLRLCIAMSAHEEGLDLLKLLGSNFESRGKFDTENFEGIQNEEVAQAISDFLNEVTGRMSVAELIEPLLTRDRISKQLLPILKLAKCLLRSSFMEGATMVGNCVSSFFAELDQTCASRSKEFDVEAYLDMIVDLELNPETSSRKRTASFIFFFAKIRSSQQCRLLLYFEAQFRSPLKNNQSCQDLFNALCLKILSADCNIYAPPVKTIIVDLVSCFIRLGNTEFLQSLILKMCQVPDKVPEGIHVRNQNLVEKIVSSPAIWELATSSEEGRSTMASLVDHHLTLLTHQLSAFEDDGNAEQVTPPDKIKNVADQEAGFRNNLWPCGLSPCIWFLMEIQQHYDDEDSHCLPIRVRAEWKTSLILAKLCAQQLMQLLIDVLKEHSGYLNKHLLSFGTLRTCRLCFSRMKDNVTVMPRRETVLELVNWFIQAGDDTPVQFILEQVFTLEKLGTWSYQQKYKLFEMLVSSPEVWIKLDSGSKLLVLKSCVDVVIMCNDFSQNSSILSDCVRLLFLVEKNQPPDGPSIATHIFTQFLTKITTSQLMELLLDFQLSEKKDPNITNVPAYAEWYFIAYRIFFKQDFVSFVKSTEENAKKILKCLFWLNDFACWEYFELQLCQSFPSEEGNLFLKAVVNNEDLREVCLNTPFALNAFRRILDHWIQCSNPQKELPFTWRQPHAVLSDHPRVEMFLRSSQECMTYANFHDFSEARLFGEGLERSGPENGFSVRAFPGGKGKYAYCEIIKNLGHPSFFTKVIEARKSELEKLVQLRQDLHHGLYNSSQEAVEDTLAYFRGSSELGTTTGNWSSTLNASQTAYIAPTPVNSQTVAWNAASHSCTSVISTTSTAPMSTTSSKTSNDDDWSERIDNLAADFRKAGEQLPVAPSPPPDDLIAFVDACTSSEKNATTKTRAMRLGCQSSSDGSSQVTTASMSIAPPASWCSWTIPKMKKSRGNEDLAPEADAGRVKGRTNVDGKKSGRRASSSSKRNPPVSGANALPVCDRKKKTVNADPRICRKQMLQSIQRGHTFLKCPNDPIDERNVEKNPISLSSAPSVGINLATNEDWSVENARPYKEAPRDDVSSRRRVARNVYSWKRGQKTLHSTEPKPSDNWRASGDAWSPFPSFPDLPSTSGTSGVTRAGLYKCDIQPNVNENVPAPKHVIDVEKRWNLKEIESSRKHDSLQSMGQFFEMELNKSDVQVTGIRKVGEMGLNFRENSIHFPANSVLPDMRKKSNDVQLAAASICFPKLSRTLNPLPSTVEVCPVAWKGPIDGGEMGQVNVQALNIRSSTDLFDVSMPPSLFVVGRIRPERVWDYINQIRLAATHDVVILKFIPACDSDQKNYAYFLSQLQQRDRFAVVGRVSKHIRDFYLITLPEGSALPSALASLTSATKLLDKNRKSSLLVGIVVRSRMNGKTGVDGAVLPTETTDASIEIVPAETPSSSVRNSTAIRESNPPSLINIPTSKFFSALDVDMRVTPPHAIMADVLKNLDIGGLQEILKTVQTKEENTCLRKRKFGDVDTDAEIIPTKLVKAAIDSSAETVPSKVTALPVKCLPPTSVSSSTANPIYICTSWPSSSTSDRIAKNIQTGPQTADLALYSPGLPMDPVTHIPAIDEDLLKKQNELMEELNSALPAWLAVDKKKTGMSENIQGPQQ, from the exons ATGCATGAAGTTAGGCTTAACGAAGATGGAAGAATGGTCAACAGAAAACTGTTGTCTAAAGCGTTAAAACTGGAAAATCAGGGATTGCTAGTTGACTTTGCATGGAAGGAGACAATTCTAGCCGAAGAAGTCCATCTGAATGAATTAGTTATAAAAGGGTGTGACAACATTGAAATACCTGTATCATTACAG AAAATCGGGAATTTAAAAGTCATTTCAACTAAACTGTCAGTACCAGCATTTGGTAAAAATTACCTACCTTTTGATGTTTCACAGAAATGGGAGTTAAGTGGCTCAAAGATTTCTTCTACAACCTTTGAAGGCTTTGATCTTTCATCATTGGCTTTCCGTTATTTACGACTACCTACCGAATTGACGAATGTTCAAGCAAAGCTTCAAAAGCTTATATTATTCGGTAATGGTGGATTCATGCCATCAAATTCTGACTGCATGGTTGACGGTAAAATCGGTACAGTGATCCTTCAATTACCCGTTGAAGGGGGCCATCTAGGCGGCAATTTAAATGTAGAATATAAAGGAAGaccgaaaatatttgaaaatcatCCAAACAGTAACAAGAACTTTTACCTCTCTGCCTTTTACAACTGCTGTGAATATTTTACAAAACCCATCACTCAAGGATACCAGCTTAACCTTGTCTTTGATCTCATTTGGGCAAATGTCAAGATTGAAATCCCACAGGAACTGCCAGTTTTTCTTACATCTTTAAAACAAGCTAAAGAAGCACTGAAGCCTTGGATGCAACGAATGGATTTTCAAGAGGAAAAGGTCAGAACTGATGTAATATGCACGAagataaaaatggaaaacaccTTTGACAAGTCTGAAGgggatttcaaatttcttaagCACAACCCAGTTCGGCAGTTCGGGCAAGAAGTCTCTCAACCGCCGGATATGAACGTTTCTTTGGAAGGGCCGTTTAGTGAAAGCTTCAATAAGGAATCTGACTGCCTTTCGGAAAAGagttttaaagaaaacatCTTGTTCTTCATTCTGCAAGAAAAGTACGACGTGGAAAACTTCGGATTCGAATTCCTTCGAGGCAAAGATCGAAAAATGGCAGACCTTCTTCAAAGCTGCGTTTTCCTCGACGTGCACATTGCGATGGCAACATGCTGCGAACCAGTAGCGAATTTGACGTTAGAAGAAAACAACGAAGGTATAGAAATTTCACATTTGATTGGTTCTGATAATGTGACGAGAAACGTGAGCATCGAATTGAAGTGGCGCAAGCATTTTATTGAAGACATTGCATCcgaccaagaaaaaaattgtcgaGACAAAATTGAACTCGCCAAGAAACATTTGGATAACGGTGTAATGGTGATTTGGCCAAAATATCAAGCAGCCCAGATATACTGTCGTTATGGCCTTGAATCGCTTCTTTCCTCGATGGAGAAATCAGTTTCGTTGCCCAAATGGCAGGAAGATGCTCGGCAAAGTGCCATAAATCATTTACGGCAGCTAATTTCGTTTTGCTACGCTGAACCTCAACGTGCTTGGACTACATCGGGTTTAGAGAAAGGCGAATTGACTCTGAGAGTGCTCCGTCTCTGTATTGCCATGTCAGCTCACGAAGAGGGTCTCGATCTATTGAAGCTACTTGGTTCTAATTTTGAATCTCGTGGAAAATTCGATACCGAAAATTTTGAAGGAATTCAAAACGAAGAAGTCGCTCAGGCCATTTCGGATTTCTTGAATGAAGTTACTG GTAGGATGAGCGTCGCTGAGTTGATTGAACCACTTCTCACTCGTGATCGAATTTCAAAGCAGTTGCTCCCCATTTTGAAATTGGCAAAATGTTTGCTCAGGAGTAGCTTCATGGAAGGAGCAACCATGGTTGGAAATTGTGTTTCGTCCTTTTTCGCCGAACTTGACCAGACTTGTGCTTCAAGGTCGAAGGAGTTTGATGTGGAAGCTTACCTTGACATGATCGTTGACTTGGAGCTTAATCCTGAAACCTCTAGTCGAAAAAGAACAGCgtccttcattttcttctttgctaaAATTCGGTCATCCCAGCAGTGTCGCTTGTTGCTGTATTTTGAAGCCCAGTTCAGATCTCCATTGAAGAACAACCAATCCTGCCAAGACTTGTTTAACGCCTTGTGTCTTAAGATTTTGTCTGCTGACTGCAACATTTACGCACCCCCCGTCAAAACCATCATCGTCGATTTAGTGAGTTGTTTTATTCGGCTGGGAAATACTGAATTTCTTCaaagtttgattttgaaaatgtgtCAAGTGCCCGATAAAGTTCCAGAGGGAATCCATGTGAGAAATCAAAACTTAGTTGagaaaatagtttcttctCCAGCCATATGGGAATTGGCAACCTCATCAGAAGAAGGAAGGTCTACGATGGCTTCACTAGTCGATCACCATTTAACCTTGTTAACACATCAACTTTCAGCTTTTGAAGATGATGGCAATGCAGAGCAGGTTACTCCTCCGGATAAAATCAAGAATGTCGCTGACCAAGAAGCCGGGTTTCGAAACAATCTTTGGCCTTGTGGTTTGTCACCATGTATTTGGTTTTTAATGGAAATTCAACAACACTACGATGATGAAGATTCGCATTGCTTGCCCATTCGTGTTCGCGCTGAATGGAAGACTTCGTTAATTCTAGCAAAGCTATGTGCTCAACAATTGATGCAACTCTTGATCGACGTGCTCAAAGAACATTCTGGATACTTGAACAAACATCTTCTCAGTTTTGGCACTCTTCGTACCTGCCGATTATGCTTTTCGCGGATGAAAGATAACGTGACTGTTATGCCTCGTCGAGAAACTGTCCTGGAGTTGGTGAATTGGTTTATCCAAGCAGGTGACGATACTCCAGTGCAATTCATTCTTGAGCAAGTATTCACTTTGGAAAAACTTGGAACTTGGAGCTATCAACAAAAATACAAGCTTTTTGAAATGCTTGTTTCATCGCCTGAAGTTTGGATAAAATTGGATTCTGGTTCAAAGTTACTAGTTTTGAAATCTTGTGTTGATGTTGTCATAATGTGCAACGACTTTTCCCAGAACTCGTCAATCCTAAGTGACTGTGTccggcttctttttttggtggaAAAGAATCAACCCCCTGACGGCCCAAGTATCGCTACTCACATTTTTACACAATTTTTGACGAAGATAACGACTTCTCAGCTGATGGAACTTTTGTTAGACTTCCAGTTGTCCGAAAAAAAGGACCCTAACATTACAAATGTTCCTGCCTACGCTGAATGGTATTTTATTGCATATCGGATCTTCTTTAAGCAAGATTTTGTGTCGTTCGTGAAATCTACAGAAGAAAACGCAAAGAAGATTTTAAAGTGCCTTTTCTGGCTGAATGACTTTGCCTGCTGGGAATATTTTGAACTTCAGCTTTGCCAATCCTTTCCGTCAGAAGAAGGAAATCTCTTCTTGAAGGCTGTAGTCAACAATGAAGATCTTCGAGAAGTCTGCTTGAATACCCCTTTTGCTTTAAATGCTTTTCGTCGCATCCTTGACCACTGGATACAATGTTCGAATCCCCAAAAGGAGCTACCCTTCACCTGGAGACAGCCTCATGCTGTGTTATCTGACCATCCTCGAGTGGAGATGTTTCTTCGTTCATCTCAAGAATGTATGACGTATGCAAATTTCCATGACTTTTCAGAAGCCCGTCTGTTTGGTGAAGGTCTAGAAAGAAGTGGACCAGAAAATGGATTTAGCGTTCGAGCGTTTCCGGgcggaaaaggaaaatatgcttattgtgaaataattaaaaatcttGGTCATCCCAGTTTTTTTACGAAAGTTATTGAAGCAAGAAAATCCGAGTTGGAGAAATTGGTTCAGTTGCGCCAAGACCTGCACCATGGCCTGTACAACTCATCACAAGAAGCTGTTGAAGACACCCTTGCTTATTTCcgag GTTCCTCTGAATTGGGCACTACTACCGGTAATTGGTCGTCTACCTTAAATGCATCACAAACTGCTTATATTGCTCCAACTCCGGTGAATAGCCAAACTGTTGCCTGGAATGCAGCTTCGCATTCTTGTACTTCTGTGATTTCGACCACAAGCACAGCGCCAATGTCAACAACAAGCTCCAAAACATCCAACGACGATGACTGGAGTGAAAGGATTGATAATTTGGCTGCAGATTTCAGAAAAGCAGGAGAACAGTTGCCTGTTGCTCCGTCACCACCGCCTGATGATTTGATAGCTTTTGTCGATGCTTGTAcgtcaagtgaaaaaaatgcaacaacCAAGACAAGAGCGATGAGATTAGGTTGTCAGTCGAGTTCAGATGGATCCAGCCAAGTGACAACCGCAAGTATGAGCATTGCACCACCAGCTAGTTGGTGCTCCTGGACAAttcccaaaatgaaaaaatctcgAGGAAATGAAGATCTGGCACCTGAAGCCGACGCTGGAAGAGTCAAAGGAAGAACGAATGTGGACGGTAAAAAATCTGGCCGTCGGGCCAGCTCTAGCAGTAAAAGAAACCCGCCTGTTTCGGGGGCTAACGCACTTCCAGTAtgtgacagaaaaaagaaaactgttaaTGCAGATCCTCGGATTTGCCGTAAG CAAATGTTGCAGAGCATTCAAAGAGGACACACGTTTTTAAAATGTCCGAATGACCCAATCGATGAAAGGAATGTTGAGAAAAACCCTATTTCTCTTAGCAGCGCTCCTTCAGTTGGAATAAATTTGGCAACGAATGAAGATTGGAGTGTTGAAAATGCTAGGCCTTATAAAGAAGCCCCAAGAGACGATGTCTCCAGTAGAAGGAGGGTAGCGCGAAATGTTTATAGTTGGAAACGAGGACAAAAGACTCTGCATTCCACCGAACCAAAACCAAGTGACAATTGGAGAGCTAGTGGTGATGCTTGGTCACCTTTTCCCAGTTTTCCTGATCTGCCTTCTACTTCGGGTACTAGCGGTGTAACGAGAGCTGGATTGTACAAGTGCGACATACAACCAAATGTGAATGAAAACGTTCCTGCACCTAAACATGTAATCGATGTGGAAAAGAGATGGAATcttaaagaaattgaaagttCGAGGAAGCACGATTCACTACAATCTATGGGACAGTTTTTTGAGATGGAACTTAACAAATCGGATGTACAG GTAACGGGAATCCGAAAAGTGGGAGAGATGGGTTTGAATTTTAGAGAAAATTCCATTCATTTCCCTGCTAATTCTGTCTTGCCAGACATGAGAAAGAAGAGTAACGATGTTCAACTAGCTGCAGCCTCCATTTGTTTTCCCAAACTCTCAAG AACTCTCAACCCTCTGCCATCCACTGTAGAAGTGTGCCCGGTTGCCTGGAAAGGCCCCATCGACGGCGGAGAAATGGGACAAGTTAACGTCCAAGCGTTGAAT ATACGAAGTTCTACTGATCTCTTTGACGTCTCTATGCCGCCATCACTTTTTGTGGTGGGTCGTATCCGACCGGAAAGAGTTTGGGATTACATCAACCAAATAAGATTGGCTGCAACCCACGATGTCGTTATTCTCAAATTCATTCCGGCTTGCGATTCTGACCAGAAAAACTACGCATATTTCCTCAGTCAACTACAGCAACGAGACAGATTTGCCGTCGTGGGACGCGTTTCCAAGCACATTAGGGATTTTTACCTAATTACATTGCCCGAAGGAAGCGCTCTGCCATCCGCATTAGCCTCTTTAACTTCGGCTACGAAAT TATTGGATAAGAATCGCAAGTCTAGTTTGTTGGTGGGTATTGTGGTAAGATCTAGAATGAACGGAAAGACTGGTGTTGATGGCGCTGTTTTGCCTACTGAAACGACTGACGCATCCATCGAAATTGTACCTGCGGAAACGCCGAGCTCATCAGTAAGAAACAGTACTGCCATCCGTGAAAGTAACCCACCTAGTCTGATCAACATTCCCACCTCTAAGTTTTTCTCTGCGTTGGACGTTGACATGAGAGTAACACCTCCACATGCCATTATGGCAGACGTACTGAAAAACCTCGATATCGGTGGTTTGCAG GAAATTCTCAAAACAGTTCAgaccaaagaagaaaacactTGTTTGAGAAAGCGAAAGTTTGGCGATGTGGATACTGATGCTGAAATCATCCCTACCAAACTGGTCAAAGCAGCAATTGATAGTAGTGCAGAGACCGTCCCTTCCAAAGTGACTGCTTTGCCTGTCAAATGTTTGCCACCCACCTCAGTGAGTAGCAGTACAGCCAATCCTATCTACATATGCACTTCGTGGCCCAGTTCAAGCACTAGTGACAGGATTGCTAAAAATATCCAAACCGGACCCCAAACTGCTGACTTAGCACTCTATAGTCCCGGCCTACCTATGGACCCTGTAACCCACATACCAG CTATCGATGAGGATTtgctgaaaaaacaaaacgagttGATGGAAGAATTAAATTCAGCACTTCCAGCCTGGCTAGcggttgataaaaagaaaactgggaTGTCGGAAAACATCCAGGGTCCTCAGCAATAA